CAGAGACCAGACGAACCGCTCTAATAACCGGTGCATCTTCGGGGATGGGAAAAGAGACAGCCCTTGCCCTGATTCAGGCAGGTTATGATGTTTACGGCGCAGCGAGGCGCATTAACCAGATGGCCGATATAGTGACCGCCGGCGGGCACAGCCTGGAACTGGATATTACGGATGAGAAGTCGATAGTCTCTGCTGTTACATATATAGAAGAGGCGGCAGGAGGCATAGATATCCTGATAAACAATGCAGGGTATGGCTGCTATGGTGCCGTAGAGGATGTTCCTCTGGCAGAGGCGCGGCGTCAGTTCGAGGTCAATCTTTTCGGGCTGGCGCATATTACCCGCCTTGTGCTTCCGGGGATGAGAAAAAGGGGATATGGAAAGATCGTCAATATCTCCTCCATCGGTGGAAAAATCTATATGCCCATGGGAGCCTGGTATCATGCGTCGAAGCATGCGGTGGAAGGTTTCTCCGATGCCCTGCGGTTTGAAGCACGGCCTTTCGGCATCGATGTAATTATTATTGAACCTGGATTAATTCAAACCCACTGGAGCGGTATTGCCACAGATAACATGCTCACATATTCGGGCGGCACAGCTTACGACTCAGCAGCGCGAAAAACAACTGAAATGTTCCGGGGCCTCGAAGGCTCTGATCCCCGCACAGTCGCCAGGATCATCCTAAAGGCCATCTCGGCCAGAAAGCCCCGAAGCCGTTATGCCGTGGGAAAATACGCCCGTCCGTTGCTTACACTGCGCAAAATCCTGCCGGACAGAACCTACGACTGGCTGTTGCGAAAAAGAATAGGAAAATAGGCCCTACTGCAGCTAAGCGTCCCCCATCACTCCTTGGGAGGATCCAGAAGCACACCGCTGCGAGAAACCTCCGGCTCCGTGCACATATTCCGGTTAAAACAACACGGGCGACGTTCGCCTTTTGCCATTTTATCACGTGCCGCATCGATTCGGCGCATACAGGTTTCCCGGTTCTGTGTCGATCTGATCCACCGGATCCAGTCCCAGCGCGCCAGAGTCGTAATGTCCTTCCACAGGGCGAAAACCCCCGGGTCAAGCATCAGCGCCTTCTCCAGATCCTCAGGAACTTCGGGTTCCGGCCAGTCTGTTAACGGTGTAAGCTTCAGCTCGACCGCCTCTCCCGCTTGAATCCCGCAGGAATCCTGCAGGGCTTTATCGACGCTGAGCCAGTGGCTTCCTTTACCGTCCGGCTCAAGCACAGTCCTGAACGAAACATCATTGATGCATGCTTCCACAGAGACAAGCCCTCGGGACGGAAGCTGACTGCTTGCTTCTTTCGCTATCCGCAGAATTGTCCAGACGCCTATTGAAAAAAGGGTCGATCTACAGTGTATAGACTCCGTGTGCCGACCCCTGGTATCGGTACTCATATATAAAATATATAGAGCTTTATATAGAAATAACAGTTTTCTAGTTGAACTTCGTGGTTTTACGAACCGGCCGACTTTTCACGGATTGCTTTTAAACGCTCCGCAAGCTGGGAGAGATGTATTTCCAGATGATCGATATAATCAGTAACCAGAAAAGACAGGCTCAGGTCTCTTCCCTCGTTTTTCCAGCTGTTTTCTTTTTTTGACTCATCCAGGTTTTCAATGATGTGACAAAGCAGCAGGTTAAACTGCTTCCAGAGCTCCAGGAGTTGAGAGTAGGGATATGAATTGTATTTGATTATCTTTATCCAGTTGTAATCATATCCCGGAAAATCAAGGTGACTCACTTCCTGCAATCTGATAAAACGCTGATAATTGTTTGCAGCAGAATCTATCAGGTGTCCGAAGATTTCCTTAACAGACCACGCATCCGGAGATACATTGATCGATGCCGTTGTGTCATCGATTCCGCAGTAGAGTTCATATTGTTCGTCAATATGTTTTCGAAGCCGCAGAGTTTCACTCCTCATATTATTTCCTCTTTAATTCACCTGGTATTCCCATTCTTCAGCCAATATCGCATAGATCAAATCATCTTCCCAATTTCCATCAATTAACAGACTCCTCTTAAACAGTCCTTCCTTCCGAAAGCCAAGACTTTCCAGCAAGGCTATTGAGGCAGTATTTTGGGGATCTGTAGATGCTGTTATCCTGTGTTTTTGCAGAACTTTGAATAAGTAATTTACCACACCGATTACAGATTCCTTACCATACCCCTTTTTCTGATACACCGGATGTATTGTATAACCAATTTCGCATTGACTGTTTTCCGGACCGATAAAGTGTATGCCGATATCCCCTATCATTGTACTATTGTGGAAAATACCCAGCTGAAACCATCTCCCTTCCTCGTTAAAGCCGGTTGTGCTGTTCCTGATAAAATCTTCAATTTCATGTAGTGTTCCCGGCTTGAAGGTTTGAAACAGGAAGATTTCCTCCTTTGTCCGGTATTCAAACATGGCGGAGGCATCAGCGAGAGTTATCGGCTTTATTGTGAGCCTTTCAGTCCTGATCAATATTTTGTTCCCCGGCTTCTGCTCTTTTCCAAAAACCAGGATTGTGTCACAAGCAGCACCTGATAATCTGTATTTCAGAATCTCCTGATAATCATCAGAATAATACCACTCTTTAAAATCCTCTCTGTTTGGGAACTCTATTAGAACAGATTTTGAGTACTTCCAGTTTCCTTCCAGTATTTCAGGTGCAGAATCTACAGCCAAATATTTCCCATTACATCTTGAAAATATATCATCACATTTGTCTAAATATTTTTGATACAGATTCGAATCTGTTATTCTGATTTGGGCAAGGAAATAGACAGCACTCATTTTTCCTCCTTAAAGAAACAACCAGGGTATAGAAATACAATGACCGGATTCTGGATTTACCGGAATGTATTGTTTTATGACTATTCCCACTTTTGAATCTCGATAATATTTCCTTCAGGATCCTTTGCATACACGACGGTAATTTTACCAACTCCGTCAATTTCTGCATCGATTAATCTTCCGACTACGGATCCCCCGTTTTCCAGTAAAAGGTTTAATTTTAGTTCTACATCTTCCACTGCAAAGGCAATATGACCAAAACCTTCTAAGTTTATCTTTTTGCTTGTATTGATAATTTCGTCATTATATTCGAAAATTTCCAACGTCGGTCCGGCGATATCATAGCCTGGAAGAAGCAA
This genomic window from Marispirochaeta aestuarii contains:
- a CDS encoding oxidoreductase translates to MAETRRTALITGASSGMGKETALALIQAGYDVYGAARRINQMADIVTAGGHSLELDITDEKSIVSAVTYIEEAAGGIDILINNAGYGCYGAVEDVPLAEARRQFEVNLFGLAHITRLVLPGMRKRGYGKIVNISSIGGKIYMPMGAWYHASKHAVEGFSDALRFEARPFGIDVIIIEPGLIQTHWSGIATDNMLTYSGGTAYDSAARKTTEMFRGLEGSDPRTVARIILKAISARKPRSRYAVGKYARPLLTLRKILPDRTYDWLLRKRIGK
- a CDS encoding YdeI/OmpD-associated family protein, encoding MSTDTRGRHTESIHCRSTLFSIGVWTILRIAKEASSQLPSRGLVSVEACINDVSFRTVLEPDGKGSHWLSVDKALQDSCGIQAGEAVELKLTPLTDWPEPEVPEDLEKALMLDPGVFALWKDITTLARWDWIRWIRSTQNRETCMRRIDAARDKMAKGERRPCCFNRNMCTEPEVSRSGVLLDPPKE
- a CDS encoding DinB family protein, whose product is MRSETLRLRKHIDEQYELYCGIDDTTASINVSPDAWSVKEIFGHLIDSAANNYQRFIRLQEVSHLDFPGYDYNWIKIIKYNSYPYSQLLELWKQFNLLLCHIIENLDESKKENSWKNEGRDLSLSFLVTDYIDHLEIHLSQLAERLKAIREKSAGS
- a CDS encoding GNAT family N-acetyltransferase, which produces MSAVYFLAQIRITDSNLYQKYLDKCDDIFSRCNGKYLAVDSAPEILEGNWKYSKSVLIEFPNREDFKEWYYSDDYQEILKYRLSGAACDTILVFGKEQKPGNKILIRTERLTIKPITLADASAMFEYRTKEEIFLFQTFKPGTLHEIEDFIRNSTTGFNEEGRWFQLGIFHNSTMIGDIGIHFIGPENSQCEIGYTIHPVYQKKGYGKESVIGVVNYLFKVLQKHRITASTDPQNTASIALLESLGFRKEGLFKRSLLIDGNWEDDLIYAILAEEWEYQVN
- a CDS encoding VOC family protein, which encodes MATKFSHKNIISKNWKKLADFYIRVFDCRPKPPQRDLSGEWLDRLTSLSNASIKGMHLLLPGYDIAGPTLEIFEYNDEIINTSKKINLEGFGHIAFAVEDVELKLNLLLENGGSVVGRLIDAEIDGVGKITVVYAKDPEGNIIEIQKWE